A region of the Dysgonomonas mossii genome:
CCGGAGGACAATTTGAATTCAAGAACTTTTATAAAGAAATTGGCGTTTCGTACGGATTGGGTATTCGCTTAGATTTGAGTTTTCTGTTATTACGTTTTGATGCAGGTATGAAAGCGTATGATCCGGGGCTTCTACAATCTGAACGATTTGTATTGTTCAAGCCGCGATTAAACCGCATGGCATGGCATTTTGGTATAGGATATCCATTCTAAGTAATATGTATAAAACAACAAAGCCAATCCGTTATGATTGGCTTTGTTGTTTATATTCAGTCTTATCGGTTAATTGTCTATTCCTTGGAATTTGAAAGGCTTGGCATCTATAAAGTCTTTGATTGTGTTTCCTGAATAGGAATTTCCGTTTACCAAATCAAGCATCTTTACCGGAGCTTTTTCCGAAAAATTTATGTCTTTGAAATCAACCCAAACTACATTCGGATATAGTGTCGATTCGAAATAATACACTTTGTTCTTCTGATCCGCAACTGTTCTCCATCTTGTAGAAGAAATATTCGGCTCATTTGGTGTAGTTATACCATAAGGAACAGAAGCATTGCGAATAACACTAAACACACTGGCTACAGCGATACGTGTATCGTCTGTTTGAGGAATGGTGTTAATATAATAAGATGCTCTTACAAAACGGTCTGCTGCACGGTTTGTGCCGGGAAGGAATGTTAGTCCTCCAATATTTTTCCAATAATCGTTTAATGCCAATTGCTGATCGAAAACAGGCGAATTGGTCATTACCTGATATGATCTGTCGTGGTGTATTTTCAATTCTCCGTTGATATACTCAAATATAGCATTATCGCCTGTGGCATCGGATATAGATAAGTGTAAAGTAGCCATACGGGAACCATCATGCATCATGTCGGATATGACTTCGAAATCTCTCTTCTCCATTGCTGTAACCGCTTCGCCTACTGTTCCAAAGTTGTCGAGCATATATTGCACCCAAGCGGCGATTGACAATGCGGGTTTCTTGCCATCCCAATTCGGATACGAAGATTCCGCTAACCAAAGAAGATTGGCTACCAGCCCTTTCTCATTCATACCATCGGTGCTACAGATATCATAGGCAGAGGCTATAACACTGCCGTACTTTGAAGTCCATTTCATAGGATTTTTGCCCACTTCGCCACTACGTTCCATTCCTCTTGGGAATATCCAAAGGTTGCTACGGCTGTCCTCTTTCCAGTCCATAGAACGGGCTGTGAGGATCGTGTTGTTTGGCCCTTGATAAACAACTCGTGTACAAGCATCTATTCTGCCAAACTGAAGCGCAAGAATGAAGCTAAGAACAATACCAAACTTTTTCATAATTAGATTGAAGTTTATGAGTGAATTACTCTCTATTTAACAATTTAACTTAAATGAAAGTTTCGCATTATCCCTATTTTATCCTAGTGATCTTATGCTTTCTCTTTTTTGAACGATTTTTTTTGAGTGAATAGAGGTTATCGATCAAACTTCAACATTTCTCCTCTTACTTCGTTTACGGCTCCGTTTTCGAATGCAATTTTTCCGTTCAAGAATGTTTTTTCTATCGTGGTAGACATTGTTTCACCCTCTAGTGGAGCCCATTTGCATTTATACAGAATATTATCTTTAGTAATCGTATATGGTTTATTGGGGTTTACGAGTACAAGGTCTGCAAAGTACCCTTTGCGGATGTATCCTCGTTTATGTATTTGGAACATTACAGCAGGAGCGTGGCACATCTTATTTACAACCTGCTCTTTTGATATTTTTCCTTTTTTAGATAGTTCCAGCATCATCTGCAATGAGTGTTGAACCAAAGGTCCTCCCGATGCTGCTTTCGAAGCTCCTCCTACTTTTTCTTCTATCAGATGCGGAGCGTGATCTGTTGCTATCACATCTAGTTTTCCTTTTAGCAGGCCTTGCATAAGAGCTCCTCTGTCTTGCCGTGTCTTTACCGAAGGATTCCACTTTATGCGCGTGCCATACTTTGAATAGTCTTCGTCCGAAAACCAAAGGTGATGCACACACACTTCTCCGGTTATTTTTTTCTCTGTAAGCGGTTTAATATCAAACAAGCTGATTTCTTTCTCGGTAGAAAGGTGAAGAATGTGCAGGCGGGTCTGATACTTATCCGCTAGTTCGACAGCTTCGGCAGAAGAGCGATAGCATGCCTCTGCGCTACGTATGAGCGGGTGGTACTGAATTGGTATATCTCCACCGAATTCTGCTTTATATTTTGCCAGATTTTCTCTGATGATCTCTTCTTTTTCGCAGTGTGTAGCAATGAGCATGTCTATTTCGGCAAAAATAGCTTGCAATACTTTCTTGTCATCTACAAGCATATTGCCGGTTGACGATCCCATAAAGACTTTTACTCCACATACTTCTTTTTGGTTTACCTTCTTTAGTTCGGCGAGGTTGTCGTTTGTAGCACCCATATAGAAGGAGTAGTTTGCGTAGGACTTTTGTGCGCCTATCTCAAACTTTTGTTCCAGTAATTCTATGGTTGTCGTTTGCGGGTTTGTGTTTGGCATTTCCATAAAGGACGTTACTCCACCTGCTATCGCAGCACGGCTTTCGCTCGCAATATCTCCCTTGTGAGTTAGTCCCGGCTCACGAAAGTGCACCTGATCGTCTATTACTCCCGGAAGCAACCATAAATCTTTGGCATCTATTACTGTTGCTTTGTTGAGAATTGTTTCAGGAACTTCTTCCGATCTATATATTTCAGATATAATGTCTTTTTCTATCAATACGGAGCCTACAAATGAAGTTCCTTCGTTGATAATGGTGGCTTTATGTATTAGTATCATATTGGAGATATTTCTTGCAAAGATAAGAAAAAGGAATATTATTGAAAGGAAGTTGCAAATTACTATCAGTGAAATCAATCGTAATAGAATTTAGGTTATGCGATAGTGGTAATAGGTGTGTGTATTTTATTAGCTATTGTGGTTTTTCATAGTTTGGAATATAGTATTTTGTAACTTGCGGAGTGTGATATTTATTCTTGTTCAAAAAGAGATTTGTTTCTTTATTGTATTAATTTTATAAGGATTTAAAGTTTTTCCAATCTAAATTATAAAGAATCTAATTGTAAAATTAGCCTATTAAATCCATAATTATGAACTGAACAGTCTTTGATATTTCTTTTTTTCTTTAATTTTTTAAGAATCTTCTGATATGTTTTTTGTGCATTAGGTGAGTTTTTATCTTTTTCAGGAATATGTCCATCGCCTTGTGCATGAAGTTTCTGATTTAGCTTATCAATACAACCTGTAGTTTTACATTTATCGTTATTAGTGCAATAAAGTGGTAATAACCAACATTCTATTTCTTCAATACAGATCGCAAAAATTATATTGTCCTTATATTTATTAAATTCACCCTCTGATAAAGATTTCAAGAGTCTATCTTTTACCTCATCGTAAATTTCACTCTGAAGTTTTGCAATATTTGCTCCTTTTGTCTTTTTTATATCATAACCACTTTCTTCACAAGCATCAGTATCTATTTGTATAACAATAAAATCATTAAATGACAGTATCTTTTCAAATTTTTCACTACAGCATACAGATAAAACATTCATCCATCCACCATATCCAACTTGTTTACCTTTATTGTTGATTTCAGGTTCTACCGGATTTACAACAACATCTCCCAAGTATCTTTCTAATAAATAACTTATTATTGTCTGTTCAGATACACCTTCTGCGATAACACCTATATTCATGATAACTATTTAAAAGTTTTTAGGTAATCCACCTAAATATCCCTTCAGCCAAGCCTCAGATAACGGTAAATCTTCTTTTTCCTTTGATTTATATTCAACACGATTAACTTGTGTATGCCCGTCTAAATTCCGTCTAATCACAAATAAACGTTCATCTTCATTGTTAATATCCAAACCGTCCAATATAGAAGGGTTATGTGTTGTTATTAATACCTGTTTATCATATTTTTTTGCCAACTCAATTAGACGCCGAGTTATTTCTCTACACATTTTTGGATTGAAAGAAGTTTCAAGATTATCTATAGCAAAAAATTTGGGAGTGTCTTCTGATATGAATAATGTAGTATAGAATAAAAGGAATAAAAATCCTTCATTTGTACTATTTTGGTCAAAATACTTTATCGTTTCTCCTATATATTGGTCTTTTATTTGTATTGTATAATCATTTGATATTTGGCTTTTTGGAATATTCATTCCTTCAAACCAATCAAGTATAGCAAGGTTATCTTTTAATGCTTTAAAGAATTTCTTAGCATCTTTCCTCTGAGACATTTCTTTCAGGTATCTAAATAAGCCTTCTCCCCTAATTCCTAAAGGATATGTCCTATAATCAGAAAAACTGCGTAACATTGATTCTTCAGGTGCATAAATTAGATAATCAGAAAGAATTGGTTTTTCTATAAATTCCTTTCTGACATACCTATATAAATTAGGGCATGCTTTTGATACCTCTTCGTAATTCTCAATTATTCTATCCAATGTTTGAGCAAAAAGATTCTTATCTTCAATTCTCTGTGTTTTAAACATAGTGTTTTCATAAACCGCAAATAAATCTTTATCAAATATCCTTTCAAACTCACAAATTTCTTTCCTTAACTCAGCTATTTTAGGGATAATCTGATAAACCTTCTTTTTATTTCTGAGTAAAGCCTTTATAATTCCCAATGTATGAATTTCATCTAAATAATCAATTCGATTATACCATCTTGGTGGCTTTGCAGAAGAATCATAACTTAAAAAGTAAAATGATTGATATTTATTCTCTTCTCGACATAATATTCTTATTGAATCATCTTTTGGATTGCTAAAAGCTGAAACCATAAGTTTAGGTTCGACAACACGCACTCCTCTATTCTGAAAATATTCAAAGTCGAGCCTATCACTACTTGCTGCTGCTGCTAATGCTATCCCTTCTAATATGTTAGATTTACCACAACCATTTTCACCAATTAAGACATTAAATCTGCCTAAATTTACTCCAATATCAACTATCGATTTATAATTAGCAATCTTTATCTCTTTAATCATAAAGGCACAAAATATTTATTTATACAAATGTAATCATTAATATCAATTGTAATAAACATTGATTTCTAAACAATTATTATATATGTTTTATCAGATGCTCAGATCTCATAAAATTATTATTTTTTTGTATAATTAGTCTTTCAGTTACATGTTGGACTGATTTCTTAGACTATATCGTTTAGGAAAATTTAAATATAGAAAAGTTGTAAAAACAAATAAGAAAGAGATTAGGGTAATTTGTAATTACCCTAATCTCTTTCTTATTTGTTTTTATAGCCTTTTACAACGTGTGGAGCTTAATACTCATCCTCGTTAAAAAAGAAATCTTCTTTGCTTGGATAATCAGGCCAGATGTCTTCGATGGTATCAAAGATTTCATCTTCATCCTCAATTTCCTGTAGATTTTCTATTACTTCAAGAGGTGCACCCGAACGTTGGGCATAGTCAATCAACTCCTCTTTTGTTGCAGGCCATGGTGCATCTTCTAGTTTAGATGCCAATTCTAGTGTCCAGTACATAATATTTTTATTTATTTTTATTTTTTGCCAGTTTGCTTATATTTTCCGCAAAAATATAACAATATTTCTTATATCAAAGCCTGATTCCAAAATATTTCATTTCCTTTCTTATTGCTCTCTTTTCTAGCGAGTAAGAAAAAGTAGTCGGAGAGCCTGTTTATGAACATTAAGACCAGATCATCCACCGGATATTCTTCCTTCACTTTGTATACGCAACGTTCAGCACGTCGGCAAACGGTACGGCAGATATGTGCCCGCGCAGCCGATTCGCTTCCTCCCGGTAAGACAAATTGCCTCAACTGAGGGAGCTCACTATCCATCTTGTCCATTTCATTCTCGAGGGTGGCTATATCTTTGTCTGTAATGATGCTGGCAGCTTTGGGTGGCATGGCTTCTGTCTCCGTTGCCAGATAAGAACCTACAGTAAACAACTTATGCTGAATAAAAGATAATATTTTCAAGTCGTGCTCATCTTCTATCTTTTCTGTAAGAAATCCGACAAACGAATTGAGCTCATCTGTTGTACCATATGCATCAAGCCTCACATGAGCCTTTATCACACGTTTGCCTCCTACAAGGGAAGTTGTTCCTTTGTCTCCGGTTTTGGTATATATGCCACTTTTCTTCATTTTCGTTTAGTTTAAAAACTGATTTTATATTCCCATCGGTAAAGAGTCTTGTCAAAAAATACAATACCAATGTTGAATAAGTCCAGTATTACTGTTCTGCTATCCATGCTTGCGATGCATTTCCATAACGTTTGGTTGCGTCTATTTGTTCTTATGCCTCTTACAATTATAAATGTTTTTTCGTGACAAATATTATCCAAGTATTTGCAAACATCTGATGATAAGAGACTATAGTTATTTAAATCGATAAGGATACAGTCT
Encoded here:
- a CDS encoding AAA family ATPase, yielding MIKEIKIANYKSIVDIGVNLGRFNVLIGENGCGKSNILEGIALAAAASSDRLDFEYFQNRGVRVVEPKLMVSAFSNPKDDSIRILCREENKYQSFYFLSYDSSAKPPRWYNRIDYLDEIHTLGIIKALLRNKKKVYQIIPKIAELRKEICEFERIFDKDLFAVYENTMFKTQRIEDKNLFAQTLDRIIENYEEVSKACPNLYRYVRKEFIEKPILSDYLIYAPEESMLRSFSDYRTYPLGIRGEGLFRYLKEMSQRKDAKKFFKALKDNLAILDWFEGMNIPKSQISNDYTIQIKDQYIGETIKYFDQNSTNEGFLFLLFYTTLFISEDTPKFFAIDNLETSFNPKMCREITRRLIELAKKYDKQVLITTHNPSILDGLDINNEDERLFVIRRNLDGHTQVNRVEYKSKEKEDLPLSEAWLKGYLGGLPKNF
- a CDS encoding linear amide C-N hydrolase; this encodes MKKFGIVLSFILALQFGRIDACTRVVYQGPNNTILTARSMDWKEDSRSNLWIFPRGMERSGEVGKNPMKWTSKYGSVIASAYDICSTDGMNEKGLVANLLWLAESSYPNWDGKKPALSIAAWVQYMLDNFGTVGEAVTAMEKRDFEVISDMMHDGSRMATLHLSISDATGDNAIFEYINGELKIHHDRSYQVMTNSPVFDQQLALNDYWKNIGGLTFLPGTNRAADRFVRASYYINTIPQTDDTRIAVASVFSVIRNASVPYGITTPNEPNISSTRWRTVADQKNKVYYFESTLYPNVVWVDFKDINFSEKAPVKMLDLVNGNSYSGNTIKDFIDAKPFKFQGIDN
- a CDS encoding dihydroorotase, which produces MILIHKATIINEGTSFVGSVLIEKDIISEIYRSEEVPETILNKATVIDAKDLWLLPGVIDDQVHFREPGLTHKGDIASESRAAIAGGVTSFMEMPNTNPQTTTIELLEQKFEIGAQKSYANYSFYMGATNDNLAELKKVNQKEVCGVKVFMGSSTGNMLVDDKKVLQAIFAEIDMLIATHCEKEEIIRENLAKYKAEFGGDIPIQYHPLIRSAEACYRSSAEAVELADKYQTRLHILHLSTEKEISLFDIKPLTEKKITGEVCVHHLWFSDEDYSKYGTRIKWNPSVKTRQDRGALMQGLLKGKLDVIATDHAPHLIEEKVGGASKAASGGPLVQHSLQMMLELSKKGKISKEQVVNKMCHAPAVMFQIHKRGYIRKGYFADLVLVNPNKPYTITKDNILYKCKWAPLEGETMSTTIEKTFLNGKIAFENGAVNEVRGEMLKFDR
- a CDS encoding cob(I)yrinic acid a,c-diamide adenosyltransferase codes for the protein MKKSGIYTKTGDKGTTSLVGGKRVIKAHVRLDAYGTTDELNSFVGFLTEKIEDEHDLKILSFIQHKLFTVGSYLATETEAMPPKAASIITDKDIATLENEMDKMDSELPQLRQFVLPGGSESAARAHICRTVCRRAERCVYKVKEEYPVDDLVLMFINRLSDYFFLLARKESNKKGNEIFWNQALI
- a CDS encoding DUF2795 domain-containing protein gives rise to the protein MYWTLELASKLEDAPWPATKEELIDYAQRSGAPLEVIENLQEIEDEDEIFDTIEDIWPDYPSKEDFFFNEDEY